From a single Calothrix sp. NIES-2098 genomic region:
- a CDS encoding multi-sensor signal transduction multi-kinase produces the protein MDSITKLVGYKIAEQLYVGSRTLVYRAVRECDRTPVVIKMLRNNFPTYNELVQFRNQYAIAKNLNLPSIIKPLALEPYEQSYILVMEDFGGISLKQILKQNGKLGVSVFFPIAIQIAEALDGLYQHRVIHKDLKPANILINPETQQIKIIDFSIASLLPHETQEIQNLKALEGTLAYLSPEQTGRMNRGIDYRSDFYSLGVTFYELLTGKLPFVSENPIELVHCHLAKQPIPVHQINPEIPEVLSALISKLMAKNAEDRYQSALGLKFDLENCWLQWQDNGTVTPFALGTRDICDRFLIPQKLYGREKEVATILNAFERVSAGDTEIILVAGFSGIGKTAVINEVHKPIVRQQGYFIKGKYDQFQRNSPFSAFLQAFRDLIGQLLSESDRQLQQWKTKILAAVGENGQVLIEVIPELEHIIGKQPLAAELAGSEAQNRFNLLFQNFVQVFTTAEHPLVVFLDDLQWIDSASLNLLQLLMQERRHLLVIGAYRDNEVSPAHPLMLTVDSIQKTGAIVNAITLLPLSHCAVNQLIADTLNCQVTAVESLIEWVDRKTKGNPFFITQFLKALHEEGHITFNWEAQHWQFDITQVRVSALSDDVVEFMALQLQKLPLIAQTVLKLAACIGNQFDLQTLAIVSEMSVLETATNLWQVLKEGLIIPTSDVYKFDREPEFRIQNSPEQINPPNSCSYKFLHDRVQQAAYSLIPDEEKQSTHLKIGKILLENTPEAVWEEKIFAIVNQLNIGRSLIISQSERNQLIQLNLTAARKAKSATAYGAAIEYLTTGIELLPEDSWQSQYYLTLTLYEAAAEAAYLNTNYLQMEQLAAVILHRTDNLLEKIRVYEIKMLAAKAQSRLLESVQIGLQVLQLLGVEFPEQPTFADIGQALEQTLLAWQNLSIPNLLNAPTITDPAKLAVMRILTQMVPSAYQAASTLMPLLIFQQINLSIADGNCAVCAFSYADYGLVLCGVVGDMDAGYQFGQLALNILDRFQAIACKCRTYFIVHSFISHWQEPLQSLLPRFQEAYKVGLETGDLESSALNAQMYCTNAYYAGHELATLASKMATYRQAIYQLKQEVTLHFLGICQQTVLNLLGRAQNACQLVGDVYDETQLLPLHQQTNNYTALYYLYINKSILCYLFRQYQAAADYVALADRYVNGVVGMFAVTLLEFYSSLIYLALYSSATPTERSNYLEKVVANQEKLKKWSDRAPMNHLHKYYLVEAERHRVLGDKAAAIEFYDRAITLAQEHEYIQEAALANELAAKFYLEWGKEKIAQSYTIDAYYAYTRWGATAKVNDLEQHYPQLLAPIWQPWQPAFSSHDTTIPDTLITFSHPHKSTSGGNTAAARLDLATILKAYQTVASEIELEKLLYTLLQVLIENAGADKCVLLLPKDNEWVIEAISELGQLPSLPHSVPIHQTQAVALTLVNTVKHTLQSVVIANAIDHPIFAVDPYILHQCPKSALCTPILNQGKLIGILYLENHLTAGAFTGDRVELLNLLCSQAAIALENAKLYQNLQQSETQLRQQTQELQETLQQQQRIQAILTAQLEVNLDGILLVDENQKIVFYNKLFAKIFQMPEELLKTGEDNQLLGWAIEQIENPIEFLEKVQYLYQNPEQDSNDEVVLKDRRILDRWSTSVRSPSGEYYGRIWYFRDITERKQAEAQLRKHSQDLQQAFQDLQQAQTQLVQSEKMSALGNLVAGIAHEINNPVGFLSGNIQPALDYIQDVFGLIDLYQQEYLHPSAKIQKQIEAIDLDYIREDLPKVVASMREGVNRICDISTSLRTFSRSDSDRPVAYNIHDGINSTILILKHRLKANNIRPEIKIIKEYGQLPPVECYAGQLNQVFMNILANAIDALEDANKGRSFADIQANPNQIRITTATTADGQQVVIRIQDNGTGMSDEVKQKIFDHLFTTKGVGKGTGLGLAIARSIVVEKHNGTLEVNSILGEGSEFAITIPLEASIS, from the coding sequence AAGCGCTGGAAGGTACATTGGCTTATCTGTCACCTGAACAAACGGGACGGATGAACCGGGGAATTGATTATCGTAGCGATTTCTATTCTCTGGGCGTGACATTTTATGAATTGCTTACCGGAAAGTTACCTTTTGTTTCCGAAAATCCGATTGAGTTGGTGCATTGTCATTTAGCCAAGCAGCCGATTCCGGTTCACCAAATTAATCCCGAAATACCAGAAGTATTGTCTGCATTGATTAGCAAGTTGATGGCAAAGAATGCCGAAGACCGCTATCAGAGTGCTTTAGGGCTGAAGTTCGATTTAGAAAATTGTTGGCTTCAGTGGCAAGATAATGGTACAGTTACGCCGTTTGCATTAGGAACGCGCGATATATGCGATCGCTTTTTGATTCCGCAAAAACTCTACGGACGGGAAAAGGAAGTAGCAACAATCCTCAACGCTTTTGAGCGAGTTAGCGCAGGTGATACAGAAATCATCCTCGTAGCTGGTTTCTCAGGCATTGGCAAAACTGCGGTAATTAATGAAGTCCATAAACCAATTGTGCGGCAACAGGGTTATTTCATTAAAGGTAAATACGACCAGTTTCAGCGTAATAGTCCGTTTTCTGCTTTTTTGCAAGCCTTTCGCGATTTAATTGGGCAATTGCTATCTGAAAGCGATCGCCAGCTGCAACAATGGAAAACCAAAATCCTGGCAGCTGTGGGTGAGAATGGGCAAGTATTAATCGAGGTGATTCCTGAACTCGAACACATCATTGGTAAACAACCCCTAGCCGCAGAACTTGCTGGTAGTGAAGCCCAAAATCGCTTTAATTTACTATTTCAAAACTTTGTGCAAGTTTTTACTACCGCAGAACATCCATTGGTAGTGTTTTTGGATGATTTGCAGTGGATCGATTCCGCATCGCTGAATTTACTGCAACTGTTAATGCAGGAAAGAAGACATCTGTTAGTAATTGGTGCATATCGCGATAATGAAGTTTCCCCTGCCCATCCTTTGATGTTGACTGTGGATAGCATTCAAAAAACAGGGGCAATAGTGAACGCGATAACCCTACTACCATTAAGTCACTGTGCGGTAAATCAGTTAATTGCAGATACGCTGAATTGCCAAGTTACTGCTGTGGAATCCCTCATCGAATGGGTCGATCGCAAAACCAAAGGTAATCCTTTCTTTATCACTCAATTTCTCAAAGCATTACATGAAGAGGGACATATTACATTTAACTGGGAAGCACAACATTGGCAATTTGATATTACTCAGGTTAGAGTATCGGCTTTAAGCGATGATGTGGTTGAATTTATGGCACTTCAGTTACAAAAGTTGCCCTTAATCGCCCAAACAGTTTTAAAATTAGCTGCTTGTATTGGAAATCAGTTTGATTTGCAGACTTTAGCAATTGTGAGTGAAATGTCTGTATTGGAAACTGCAACAAATCTGTGGCAAGTCTTGAAAGAAGGATTAATAATTCCTACTAGTGACGTTTATAAGTTCGATCGAGAGCCAGAATTCAGAATTCAAAATTCACCAGAGCAAATAAATCCTCCTAATTCCTGTAGTTATAAATTCTTACACGATCGCGTCCAACAAGCAGCTTATTCCTTGATTCCTGATGAGGAGAAACAATCCACTCACTTAAAAATTGGAAAAATATTACTAGAAAATACTCCCGAAGCAGTCTGGGAAGAAAAAATATTTGCAATTGTTAATCAATTAAATATTGGTCGCAGCTTAATTATTTCCCAGTCAGAGCGCAATCAACTAATTCAGTTAAATTTGACTGCGGCTCGGAAAGCTAAATCTGCAACAGCTTATGGTGCAGCAATCGAGTATTTAACAACCGGAATCGAGCTATTACCAGAGGATAGCTGGCAATCTCAGTATTACCTGACTTTAACTTTGTATGAAGCCGCCGCCGAAGCAGCTTATTTAAATACGAATTATCTGCAAATGGAACAACTAGCAGCAGTAATTCTGCACCGGACTGACAACTTATTAGAAAAGATTCGGGTGTATGAAATTAAGATGCTAGCTGCCAAAGCTCAAAGTCGATTATTAGAATCCGTGCAGATTGGCTTACAAGTGCTACAGCTATTAGGGGTAGAGTTTCCCGAACAGCCGACTTTTGCGGATATTGGGCAAGCATTAGAGCAAACTCTGCTGGCTTGGCAAAACCTTTCAATTCCCAACTTGTTAAATGCACCAACCATCACCGATCCGGCAAAGCTAGCAGTGATGCGGATTTTAACTCAAATGGTTCCCTCTGCTTATCAAGCAGCTTCGACACTGATGCCATTGCTAATTTTTCAACAGATTAATTTGTCCATTGCTGATGGTAATTGTGCCGTTTGTGCATTTTCTTATGCAGATTATGGGTTGGTGCTTTGCGGTGTCGTCGGTGATATGGATGCTGGCTATCAATTTGGACAACTAGCTTTGAATATCCTCGATCGCTTTCAAGCAATTGCTTGCAAATGTCGAACTTATTTCATTGTTCATAGCTTCATTAGCCATTGGCAAGAACCTCTTCAAAGTTTATTACCACGATTCCAAGAAGCTTATAAAGTTGGTTTAGAAACGGGGGATTTAGAAAGTAGTGCCTTAAACGCCCAAATGTATTGTACCAATGCTTATTATGCAGGTCATGAATTAGCTACTCTAGCATCCAAGATGGCTACCTATAGACAAGCAATCTATCAGCTAAAACAGGAAGTCACTTTGCATTTTTTGGGAATTTGTCAGCAAACAGTTTTAAATTTGCTAGGACGCGCTCAAAATGCCTGTCAGTTAGTCGGAGATGTGTATGATGAAACGCAGTTATTGCCGCTTCACCAACAAACAAACAATTACACTGCCCTTTATTATCTCTACATTAATAAAAGCATTCTCTGTTACTTATTTAGGCAATACCAAGCAGCCGCAGACTACGTTGCTTTAGCCGATCGCTATGTTAATGGTGTAGTTGGGATGTTTGCCGTTACTTTATTAGAATTCTATAGTTCTTTAATATATTTGGCGTTGTATTCATCAGCGACGCCAACTGAACGGTCAAACTATCTAGAAAAGGTGGTAGCTAATCAAGAAAAGCTGAAGAAATGGAGCGATCGCGCACCGATGAACCACCTACACAAATATTATTTGGTAGAGGCAGAACGCCATCGAGTCTTAGGTGACAAAGCAGCAGCCATTGAATTCTACGATCGCGCCATCACCCTAGCGCAAGAACATGAATACATCCAAGAAGCAGCATTGGCTAACGAACTAGCGGCTAAATTTTATCTGGAATGGGGTAAAGAAAAAATTGCCCAATCTTATACGATTGATGCTTACTATGCTTATACTCGGTGGGGCGCAACCGCTAAAGTTAACGATTTGGAACAGCATTATCCGCAACTATTAGCACCAATTTGGCAACCGTGGCAACCTGCATTCTCATCCCATGACACAACTATTCCCGATACTTTAATTACCTTTTCTCACCCCCATAAATCTACATCAGGGGGTAATACTGCTGCGGCTAGGCTAGATTTGGCAACTATCTTAAAAGCTTATCAAACCGTGGCTAGCGAAATCGAGCTAGAGAAATTACTTTATACGCTGCTCCAGGTTTTAATTGAAAATGCTGGGGCTGATAAATGCGTCCTGCTGCTACCAAAGGACAATGAATGGGTAATTGAAGCGATTTCCGAACTCGGACAACTCCCTAGTTTGCCGCATTCGGTTCCCATTCACCAAACTCAAGCTGTAGCCCTAACCCTAGTCAATACCGTTAAACATACCTTGCAGTCGGTGGTAATTGCCAATGCGATCGATCATCCCATCTTTGCCGTTGACCCTTACATTTTGCACCAATGTCCTAAGAGTGCTTTGTGTACTCCTATACTCAATCAAGGTAAGTTAATTGGGATTTTATACTTAGAAAATCACCTGACGGCGGGAGCATTTACAGGCGATCGCGTCGAATTGCTGAATCTCCTCTGTTCGCAAGCAGCGATCGCTTTAGAAAACGCCAAACTTTACCAAAACCTCCAGCAATCGGAAACCCAACTGCGACAGCAAACCCAAGAGTTACAAGAAACTTTACAACAACAGCAAAGAATCCAAGCCATCCTCACAGCACAGTTAGAAGTGAATTTGGACGGCATTTTACTTGTAGATGAAAATCAAAAAATAGTTTTTTATAACAAACTCTTCGCTAAAATTTTTCAAATGCCAGAGGAGTTGCTAAAAACAGGCGAAGATAACCAGCTTCTCGGATGGGCGATAGAGCAAATTGAAAACCCGATAGAATTTTTAGAGAAAGTACAGTATCTTTACCAAAATCCCGAACAAGATAGTAATGATGAAGTTGTTTTAAAAGATCGGCGAATTTTAGATCGTTGGTCTACAAGCGTGCGATCGCCCTCTGGCGAGTACTATGGCAGAATTTGGTATTTTCGAGATATTACAGAGCGCAAGCAAGCTGAAGCTCAATTACGCAAGCATTCTCAAGACCTACAGCAAGCATTCCAAGACCTACAACAAGCACAAACCCAATTGGTACAGAGTGAGAAAATGTCTGCTTTGGGTAATTTAGTTGCAGGTATCGCTCACGAAATTAATAACCCTGTCGGCTTTCTTAGCGGTAATATCCAACCTGCTTTGGACTACATTCAAGATGTATTTGGCTTGATTGATTTGTATCAACAAGAATATCTCCATCCCAGTGCCAAGATTCAAAAACAAATTGAAGCTATTGACCTGGATTACATCCGCGAAGACTTACCAAAAGTAGTCGCTTCCATGCGAGAAGGTGTGAATCGGATTTGTGATATTAGTACTTCTTTAAGAACTTTCTCCCGTTCTGATAGCGATCGCCCAGTTGCTTACAATATTCACGATGGCATCAACAGCACAATTTTAATTCTGAAACATCGCCTGAAAGCTAATAACATTCGCCCAGAAATTAAAATTATCAAAGAGTACGGTCAACTGCCGCCAGTAGAATGCTATGCGGGACAGCTAAATCAAGTATTTATGAATATTTTGGCAAATGCGATCGATGCTTTAGAAGACGCAAACAAAGGACGCAGTTTTGCTGACATTCAAGCCAATCCCAACCAGATTAGAATTACTACAGCTACTACTGCCGACGGTCAGCAAGTTGTGATTCGGATTCAAGATAATGGCACAGGAATGAGTGATGAAGTCAAACAGAAGATATTCGATCATCTGTTTACCACCAAAGGCGTTGGTAAAGGAACCGGCTTAGGATTAGCGATCGCGCGTTCAATTGTGGTAGAAAAACACAATGGCACGCTAGAAGTCAACTCCATTCTCGGTGAGGGTTCCGAGTTTGCGATTACAATTCCGTTAGAAGCCAGCATTTCATAA
- a CDS encoding pyridoxal-5'-phosphate-dependent enzyme, beta subunit: protein MLENNSVTIAEIKSAQNRLLGIARQTPVLTSRTVNELTHSQVFFKCENFQRTGAFKFRGAYNALVQLPEAQKQKGVLTYSSGNHAQAIALAGKLLNIPTTIVMPDDAPAVKQTATRGYGAEVILYNRQTTNREELAQNLASDRGLTIIPPYDHPHVVAGQGTAALELIAEVGELDLLLVPCGGGGLVSGCAIATKALLPHCRVMGVEPELADDATRSFHSKTLQTVNNPNTIADGARTPSLGKITFPLVLHYVDDMATTSESAIVRTMFFLWERLKIVVEPTGALAAAAVLEGVVKLPEARIGVIISGGNVDLSQVDKLYQLIL from the coding sequence ATGCTGGAAAACAACTCTGTCACGATCGCTGAGATAAAATCAGCCCAGAATCGTCTTTTGGGTATTGCTCGCCAGACACCTGTGCTAACTTCGAGAACAGTTAATGAACTAACTCATAGCCAGGTGTTTTTTAAGTGCGAAAATTTTCAACGCACGGGGGCTTTCAAGTTTAGAGGGGCGTACAATGCATTGGTACAGCTACCTGAAGCACAAAAGCAAAAAGGCGTTCTCACCTATTCATCGGGGAATCACGCCCAAGCGATCGCTCTTGCGGGAAAATTACTAAATATCCCGACAACTATTGTTATGCCTGATGATGCGCCCGCAGTTAAGCAAACTGCTACTCGCGGTTACGGGGCTGAGGTTATTCTCTACAATCGACAAACCACCAACCGCGAAGAACTAGCGCAAAATTTAGCAAGCGATCGCGGACTGACAATCATTCCGCCTTACGATCATCCCCATGTGGTAGCCGGACAAGGTACAGCCGCTTTAGAACTGATCGCAGAAGTTGGCGAACTAGATTTGTTGTTGGTTCCTTGTGGCGGTGGTGGATTAGTTTCCGGTTGTGCGATCGCTACTAAAGCACTTTTACCACACTGTCGAGTCATGGGTGTCGAACCAGAACTAGCCGACGATGCAACCCGTTCCTTTCACAGCAAAACGCTACAAACTGTCAATAATCCTAATACTATTGCTGATGGCGCTCGTACTCCCAGCTTGGGTAAAATTACTTTCCCTTTAGTACTGCATTACGTCGATGATATGGCGACAACATCAGAATCAGCAATTGTACGTACTATGTTTTTCTTATGGGAACGCTTAAAAATTGTCGTTGAACCTACAGGAGCGCTGGCAGCTGCCGCTGTATTAGAAGGTGTGGTGAAATTACCAGAGGCGAGAATTGGTGTAATTATCAGTGGTGGAAATGTAGATCTGTCACAGGTTGATAAATTATACCAATTGATATTGTAG
- a CDS encoding multi-sensor hybrid histidine kinase, producing MRLYSRLLPYGVAIGSTAIALLLKLSLERLLPEIFGGFFYIAILISTWYGGSLPGIVTVVLSALAIEYFFLYPRYQFWLFQPQNVLQLSVFLLIALVINRLTSNFLNSKQKILQLNQKLAQENAEQLRMALGAAQMGMWDWDMVTGEIKWSPEHEQLFGMAVGTFDGKYETFAAYLHPDDRESVDRAIQRALKTHSSYQHEYRIIWVDGSIHWLEGRGQAFYDAADRPVRMTGTIAAIDQHKQTQAALQQQFEQQRLVMEITQRIRRSLNLPEILQTTVDEVRQFLNCDRVIIFQFSADWSGTVVVESVGANWTAILSTNIYDPCFSESYIQPFKEGLVTAKSDIYRAEINPCHLELLANFQVKANLAVPILNKDELWGLLIAHHCTDPYEWQSSEIELLRQLGAQVSIAIQQADLFAQVQTELKERQQAQEALQQSEHRYRALVHASAQIVWRTDADGMTIVAPEVWEQLSGQSTAESLGLGWLNFVHPEDRDRALQCWQESYTNLTLFETEYRLRMKDGNYRDFAVRGLPIPDADGISEWIGTCTDITERKQAEKELKQAKEELEIRVAERTLELTEVNDRLLAVLMQQHQARQVLEEQAQLLDLAHDTIITRDFNGAISFWNKGAEQMYGWKKSEALGQILHTLLKTQYPQPLAEIEAELLEKGYWEGELIHFCRDAQPINLASRWVLQKDCAGRPIKILEINNDITERKLAEAALQQYVHEVEDLYNNAPCGYHSLNAEGNLIRINDTELKWLGYTRDEILHKNFSDFVTSEAKQIFQENFPKLKQQGWLNNLEFEIVNKDGRTRWVSLNATAIKDEAGNFVMSRSMLFDISHRKQAEKMLELQAVITRNMAEGICLVRTDNAVIVYANPKFEQMFGYDSGELNGQHVSILNYAHESVTAEDVNQAIRSAVLQQGEATYEVHNVKKDGTPFWCSATTSVFSHPDYGDVLVAVHQDITERKRIEDALRQSEEKFRQLAENIQAVFWMTDIHTRQVLYVSKAYETIWQRSCQSVYQNFSDWLDAIHPDDRSRVDLAFSQQLKTGQSDTKYRIIRPDGSMRWIRDRAFPIENERGEIIRVGGIAEDITELQKVEQIKSEFISIVSHELRTPLTAIRAALGLLNSGIYDQKPEKSKQMIEVAAVESERLVRLVNDILDLERLESGRSVLKKTTCEAADLIQQAVAGVKAIAKQQNISFDIHPTNAQVWAAADAIIQTLTNLLSNALKFSPPNSTITISVEQQTDRVQFQIRDRGRGIPADKLELIFGRFQQVDASDSRDKGGTGLGLAICRSIINQHSGKIWAESTLGAGSTFFFTLPLVEK from the coding sequence ATGAGACTTTATTCGCGATTATTGCCCTATGGAGTGGCGATTGGCTCAACTGCGATCGCTCTGTTGCTAAAACTTTCGCTAGAACGGCTGCTACCTGAAATTTTTGGTGGTTTTTTTTATATAGCAATCCTCATCAGTACTTGGTATGGCGGTTCGCTTCCTGGGATAGTTACAGTTGTGCTTTCGGCACTAGCAATCGAATATTTCTTTCTCTACCCGCGATATCAATTTTGGCTATTTCAACCACAAAATGTATTGCAGTTAAGCGTTTTTTTACTGATTGCCTTAGTAATTAACCGACTCACCAGCAACTTTCTCAACAGCAAACAGAAAATTCTACAACTCAACCAAAAATTAGCTCAAGAAAATGCCGAACAACTGCGGATGGCTCTAGGAGCGGCACAGATGGGGATGTGGGACTGGGATATGGTGACTGGAGAAATCAAATGGTCGCCAGAACACGAACAGTTATTTGGCATGGCTGTTGGGACTTTTGATGGTAAATACGAAACATTTGCGGCTTACTTGCATCCTGACGATCGCGAGTCTGTAGATCGGGCAATACAACGAGCGCTAAAAACTCATAGCAGCTACCAGCACGAGTATCGGATTATTTGGGTAGATGGTAGCATCCACTGGCTCGAAGGGCGAGGACAGGCATTTTATGATGCAGCCGATCGGCCTGTACGCATGACAGGAACGATCGCGGCAATCGACCAGCACAAACAAACACAAGCAGCGCTACAACAGCAATTTGAACAACAACGTTTAGTGATGGAAATCACTCAGCGCATCCGGCGATCGCTCAATTTACCAGAGATCCTGCAAACCACCGTAGATGAAGTCCGGCAGTTCCTGAATTGCGATCGCGTTATCATCTTCCAGTTTTCTGCTGACTGGAGTGGCACTGTGGTTGTCGAATCTGTGGGAGCCAACTGGACAGCCATCTTATCTACTAATATCTACGATCCTTGCTTTAGCGAAAGCTACATACAACCATTTAAAGAAGGCTTAGTCACAGCGAAATCTGATATTTATCGTGCCGAAATTAACCCGTGTCATCTCGAACTGCTGGCCAATTTCCAGGTAAAGGCGAATCTGGCTGTTCCAATACTCAACAAAGATGAATTGTGGGGACTACTGATTGCCCATCACTGCACAGATCCTTATGAGTGGCAATCCTCAGAAATTGAACTGCTGCGGCAGTTAGGAGCGCAGGTAAGCATTGCGATTCAGCAAGCAGATCTGTTTGCTCAGGTTCAGACTGAACTCAAAGAACGCCAACAAGCCCAAGAAGCCTTACAGCAGAGCGAACATCGATATCGCGCCTTAGTTCATGCTTCGGCTCAGATTGTCTGGCGCACTGATGCTGATGGCATGACGATAGTCGCTCCGGAGGTTTGGGAACAACTATCCGGACAATCCACAGCAGAAAGCTTGGGATTGGGTTGGCTGAATTTTGTTCACCCAGAAGATCGCGATCGCGCTTTGCAATGCTGGCAAGAATCTTACACAAATCTTACTTTGTTTGAAACTGAGTATCGCCTGCGGATGAAAGATGGTAATTACCGCGATTTTGCCGTTCGAGGCTTGCCGATTCCGGATGCTGATGGCATTAGCGAGTGGATCGGCACTTGTACAGATATTACCGAGCGCAAACAAGCCGAGAAAGAACTGAAACAAGCCAAAGAAGAGTTAGAGATCCGAGTTGCAGAGCGCACATTAGAATTGACAGAAGTAAACGATCGCCTGTTAGCAGTACTAATGCAACAACACCAGGCGCGTCAAGTGCTTGAGGAACAAGCGCAACTACTAGATTTGGCACACGACACCATTATCACCCGCGACTTCAACGGGGCGATATCTTTTTGGAACAAGGGAGCCGAGCAGATGTACGGCTGGAAGAAAAGCGAAGCATTAGGGCAAATCTTGCATACGCTCTTGAAAACCCAATATCCTCAGCCGTTAGCAGAAATTGAAGCCGAACTGTTAGAAAAAGGTTATTGGGAAGGAGAACTAATTCATTTCTGCCGGGATGCTCAACCTATTAATTTAGCCAGCCGTTGGGTGTTACAAAAAGATTGTGCTGGTAGACCAATTAAGATCCTAGAAATCAACAATGATATTACCGAGCGTAAACTTGCAGAAGCAGCTTTACAGCAATACGTACATGAAGTTGAGGATCTTTACAACAATGCACCCTGTGGTTATCACTCCCTAAATGCAGAGGGTAATTTAATTCGGATTAACGACACAGAACTCAAGTGGCTAGGATATACCCGCGATGAAATTCTGCACAAGAATTTTTCAGATTTTGTCACCTCTGAAGCTAAACAGATTTTTCAGGAGAACTTTCCTAAATTAAAGCAGCAGGGTTGGCTGAATAATCTGGAGTTTGAGATTGTTAATAAAGATGGTAGAACGCGATGGGTTAGCTTAAATGCTACAGCAATTAAAGATGAAGCAGGCAACTTTGTCATGAGCCGTTCAATGTTGTTTGATATTAGCCATCGCAAACAGGCAGAAAAAATGCTAGAGCTTCAGGCTGTAATAACTCGCAACATGGCCGAAGGCATTTGCTTAGTGAGAACCGATAATGCAGTTATTGTTTATGCCAATCCTAAATTTGAGCAGATGTTTGGCTATGACTCTGGCGAACTCAACGGACAGCATGTTTCGATATTGAACTATGCCCATGAATCGGTGACTGCGGAAGATGTCAATCAAGCCATTCGCTCTGCCGTTTTACAACAGGGTGAAGCTACCTATGAAGTCCATAATGTCAAAAAAGATGGTACGCCATTTTGGTGTAGTGCAACGACTTCTGTATTCAGCCATCCCGACTACGGCGATGTTTTAGTCGCGGTTCACCAAGATATCACTGAGCGCAAACGGATCGAAGATGCTTTACGCCAAAGCGAAGAAAAGTTTCGTCAACTGGCAGAAAACATCCAAGCAGTATTTTGGATGACAGATATTCACACTCGGCAAGTTCTCTACGTGAGCAAGGCTTATGAAACTATCTGGCAAAGAAGTTGCCAAAGCGTTTATCAGAATTTTTCTGATTGGTTAGATGCTATTCACCCAGACGATCGCTCTCGTGTCGATCTGGCATTTAGCCAACAGTTAAAAACAGGCCAATCTGATACAAAATATCGCATCATTCGCCCTGATGGTTCCATGCGTTGGATTCGCGATCGCGCATTTCCGATCGAAAATGAACGAGGGGAAATAATTCGCGTTGGTGGGATTGCCGAAGACATTACTGAACTGCAAAAAGTTGAGCAAATCAAGAGTGAGTTTATCAGTATTGTCAGCCACGAACTCCGCACTCCTTTAACCGCGATTCGAGCAGCTTTAGGCTTATTAAATAGCGGTATCTACGACCAAAAACCAGAGAAGTCCAAGCAGATGATTGAGGTTGCAGCCGTCGAAAGCGAGCGCTTAGTCCGCCTAGTTAACGATATTCTCGATTTGGAACGTTTAGAATCAGGTCGATCTGTCCTGAAAAAAACCACCTGTGAAGCCGCTGATTTAATTCAACAAGCAGTAGCAGGAGTAAAAGCGATCGCCAAACAGCAAAATATTAGCTTTGATATCCACCCTACCAACGCTCAAGTTTGGGCGGCTGCTGACGCCATCATTCAAACACTTACCAATCTATTAAGTAATGCCCTGAAATTCTCACCTCCCAACTCCACTATTACCATTAGCGTCGAGCAGCAAACAGATCGCGTACAATTCCAGATCCGCGATCGCGGACGAGGTATCCCAGCTGATAAATTAGAACTGATATTTGGTAGATTTCAGCAAGTAGACGCTTCTGACTCTCGCGATAAAGGCGGCACAGGTTTAGGATTAGCAATTTGCCGTAGTATCATCAATCAACATAGTGGGAAAATCTGGGCTGAGAGTACTCTTGGTGCAGGTAGTACGTTTTTCTTCACTCTGCCATTGGTTGAAAAATAG